The DNA sequence ACATAAAAATCAGTCTACTGGGGGTCAATAATGTTGTAATTTCACGGCAGTACAATGTCACAACGTCGTACAGCAATGTAAAAATGATATATATCACAATGAGagaaactaaaacaagaaatatTAAGTTCACAGAAAAAACTATAACAAAGGCCAATATTACTGGGGGACAAGAATAAATTTATGGGGAGGGAATAAACAATTCAGTTACCTTGATTCCCATTCCTTCCAGTTGCAGACAGAATCTGTCCCTTGTAAATGCTTTTACCAAACGTtccatcaacatacaacactGGCAAACAGAATTGGAAGCCTTCTACACAACCTCCATAAGCTACGAAAAGCCTCTGAAAACGATTTGAAGATGGTTCAACCTCCAACACAAAAGAAGAGCCGGGGTTACTCTGCAAAACAGCTTCCTTATACCAAGATAACTTGCTGAACGTGTCTGCATCGGAACCATAAATCGCTTCCTTGGCCCgatgctttgctttcaaggcAACCTTGTATGAAATATCAAACCCATATGTTGATTTAAACTTGCTCATAATCTCCCTTGGCTTCAATGAGAGATTAAAAGTAACATCAGAAGCAATGCAAGTCTTGACAACCTTGGACCCCAAAAGCTTGTGTTTTTGAGTCCTAACTACACCCTTGCAGGTGTGAGTATTATTCAACTCTGTGATATACAGGCAACCATTGGCAGATGATGAAAAAGCACGAATATGCCAATCACAACCTTCCGTTCCAACATTTGCACAGACTGCATGAATACGGTCCAGATCATTTCTCAGGAATACAAACTCGAAACCAACTGCAATTGCATACTTCCTGAGTTTTTCACGGAGCTCAGCAGCGCCATGAAACTTATCCCCGACGTTATGGATATAAGAACTCCACTCATCAGACAAATACGTCTTGTGAACTTCAGTCCTGAATGCATCACCTAAAtaatcatcttcatcaataACTTCCGAACCACTATCCACCGAACCGTTTCTCCTAAAACCTCCCCCAACCTTTAAAACTGAAATATCGACACACTCTAGCCTGTGAATCCTGGCAGAGCAAAACAGCATCTGGAAATCACGATCATTACGCAGAAAACAGACTTCACAACCTGGAACTGAATACTGAAGCTCAACATTATCAGTTGGGAAAAACTGGAATGTACGGAAAATGTCTTCATACAACTCAGAGTAGTCCATGCATTGATTCAAAGGAATCATATAACCTTTGCCAGAGTAAAGACACCTAGCAACCAGAGGATCAGGCATAGACCTACGAAGAAATCACAGTCAGACCATTCTATTATTAGAACAAAAAacacatattactgcccccaaataaacTTAATACTACCCCCCAATAATGAAATCAAACCTACCAAAACGAAGATGAATTAGTACCAaaaaactttcaaaatgacGAAAAAGAtaacaaaaacaacaattacaaCTACTTAATAACACATTAaaacattactgccccccaataaactcaATACTGGTCCCCAGTAATATAGTCAAAACAGCCATTTAATCTTTGTAAGGTTAATAAATTGCAATGTATTCAAAATAAATCATCAGTAAGCAACAATTATAGATACTAAAATATCGTTGAacaacattattggcccccactagaaatattactgcctcccaaGAATATAATCAGAACTACCGCAACACTCCGGGTACCAGCTCAACCCCAAAATCCAAACATGAATTCAACGAAAGAAACACGAAATTAATACAAAAACTCAAACCTAACACAATGCACTCAAAAACACCTGGAAATTCAAtaccaaaataacaaaaacaattcATAATCGAAACAAACGCCTGGAAGCTCTGATTCAGAAAATTCAGTTCGAAAAATAAGACAACAATTCGTACAAAAAAAATCCGAAAATCAAACATATTAAACAGAGCTAAAAGCCAAACGGATTCGATAGAGgtaaagaaacaaaagcaaaccTCAGTGGATGAACTCGAAGAGCATCTGAATCACGATCCATGTGAAAATCACAACAGAATTCCTCCCTATATGAATCGCAAATACTACTACCACCAACTCTAAATCGCAGAAGATTCACACACCGAAGACACCGATCATCCGTTAACCGGGAGCAAGACGCTTCTCTCTCCTGCCTATATAAATCGCAcagctgctctctctctctctaaaatgatAAAGCTCCACACTCAAACCCAGAGAACTTCTCTAACTACATATACAGCCGAACCTCTCTCACTGAAATCGGAGAGCTTCGCTCCCTAAATCCCGTTTCTGTTACGATTTCAAAACGTTCAGTTATAGTGCTTTCAGTTataaaagggcaaaagcgtccacaaaaatgaataaaacaGCCACACGTTTAAAAAGTTGGGTAATTGGGgtttaaaaatgaaaactaatgATTAattgggcaatctcttagagtgtttgggtaaatggggtcaaaTGTCACAGAAATGGGGTAACCGATCATTTTCccatttaattactctataaatcttaattacatctccattctttaatcagataacataaatctcttatccaataaaaaaaaatcaaacacaaggtattgagttttaaaaattaataaaaataaaataacatgaactattatgtgatttttttaatttactttttcttttttagctgttcaaaaaaaaaagattaatcattttttcttaatgtttctctattttctgtacctcatgattaattatttaaatattttttatttatttttatttgctagatcttttttttccttcttctttttacaaatataataaatagatttagatttagatttagggcataatacaatttattttgttcttcctgaccaatatgcgttcaatatgcatatcatacatttttatcttaatcatagttttatttcttaatatatatatatatttatatatatatatatatatatatatatatgaatgctttaatgagtacgtaatgaaattggaaaatggaaatagatagggaaaataataaagaatgcaatctaatattattgaattcgAAAGtgtagagaaaataaatataaccattttttgggtataattattgtccctaatagtcattttatagtaggttatatatgtcatttaataattcataatagagtgaggtcaagtgagcagatttggaggtcccaatagaaactctctgcTCCTTAATTTTTAAGGTGATAGTAAATATAGCAACAAAACATAACTAAAAGCATTGCTACTATTTCTAGTTGAACAATTCTTGGATCCATCCCTGGGTGAACCTGCTTGTTCACCCCTCTTCCAACCTACCAATCAGAAATAACCACATATATGttgagtaaataaataaaactctaCCTTAACTATTTATAAAAGaactaataaaatataaaaacagaaTTCCAACTCAATTAAGGAACGGACGTTAGCTAACGCCGTTCCCAAATCCATACCGTGCTCTTGGCCAGGACGAAGAATAGAGGAAGTTTTGAAACCTAGAGACGCCTCAGTCAATCCATACTGACTGTAGCTGCAACTATGGATACCATCtctgatgaggatgaagaacaGATTGCGCTTGGATAAGCGGTAATATTTATATCAGCATATGGTTTCGATCAAGTCATACGGTTCAAGGAATTCATGATTAAGCTTTCATATTTTGTTTATATCATATGGGGATTGATATAGTGTGTTTTGACATTTATACATATACATCTGTTTACATGTTGGCTTTTGGTGTACAAGTTTACTGGCATAATTGGTTTTTACAAGCTTGTATTCCTTATGGCGGTTCTAAAGCCCAGTCGAATGACTAAAGTGTATAATTGTCCATTTGTTCTGATATTCATGACCATGAACTATTCTcaggataatttttttttcgataCTTGAGTTAGATTTATAAACAGGTAGCTTAAAAAAGGGATGTGGAAGTGTTTTATCCTGTGAAAACAGGGATACATATCTTGTAGCTCGTAGAAGTATTCTAATCCTTATTGTGTCAGATTGTCTGGTATAGGAATGCTTCTTTAAGACTGCATAAGCTTAGCCTTCTTCTGTGTTGGAGCATGGTCTGCACTAAATCACTTGCCAAATTGTTCAAGACTTTGAAATTCTTACCTCGGAAATTTTTATATTTGTAAATGGAAGTTCAGAGATGGACTTTCTAGTGACTCCAAGTATGGAAAGACCTCTTGGGTGGTCAGTGATTTTGGAACCACTTTTGCTTAGGTCTCTGTTACctgattttttctaaatatatataattgggACTTAACCATGAATCTCTTTTGCTTAGGTCTCTGTAAGATATTTTGAAGCAATTGATACCTGTCTCTCAAAGTCATATTGCATATATGGATTGTTTTATATCTCCACTTTGTCTGTGTATACATGGGATAAAAACACTTGTTTATTACTTGCCCGAACTGCTGCCTtcttctcttaaaaaaaaaaattacttaatTGAAGTCTCTGTTGCAGTAACTTATTTTTCCTAGTCAAATGGAATATAGCTTgatcaatttttcttcttcgttAATAGTTGATATCGTGGTcaaaatttaagtgaaggcagcaGTTCAGTTTAATATGTAGGtaacaaataaaatttagtTCAGTTCGTTAATAGTTGTAggtaacaaataaaaatttagaATTAATATGTATATTGCAGGTTACAAAAAATATAGTATGTATAAATAATGAGTTATTAAGTGGTAGAGAAGTTGCTTTTCTAGATGAGGATGAATTCGGTTTGCAAGGTTATGACGAGTTCAATTTGCTGGGTGAGAATGGAATTGATTTGCAAGGTGAGGAACAAGATGATTTAGTaagtgaggaagaagatgatttagTAAGTGAGGATGAAGTTGATGTGCAAACTGAGGAGACTTTTCAATGTAATGATTATTCTTTAAGTTCAAATGAAgacaaagagaagaaagaagaactatATATTGGAATGGAGTTTAGTTCTGATGAGAGCGCATATAAAGCTTATGCTAAATATGGAGGAAAATATGGTTTCAATGTGAGAAAACAACGAAAGAAGAGAAACAACAAGGGTTTGGTTGTAAGGTTGCTTTATTGTTGCTCAAAAGAAGGTTACCGAAAAACCAGAACAAGGAGGGAAACTACATCTTATTCCTTACCAGTTACAAGGGTCGGTTGTAAAGCCCATATGAGTTGCTATCGTCAAAGCAACGGAAAATTCAAGACTGTGTCGTTTTATACAAATCACAATCATGAGTTGATTAAAACACCTATGAAGCATATGGTACAAGTGTAACTTTGCAGAATGACTTTTCTTTCACTCAAATGCTCCAGGTAAATTGCCTAATTTAGTTagtattaattatttttaatctATTTCAATCATTTAGATATTTTGAACTATATTTTGTAGGAAATTTCAATGAATCATGCTAATTCTTCACAAACAAATGAAGAAGGCAAAAAGCAGATGGGAAGTTGAAGATATGCAgaaaattacatttttttttgttgaattgtGTTAGCGCCATTTATATTGCATAGACACTAGGACAGTTTTGTAGTTTGATAAGAAGTTTCAGACAATGACACTCTTTCATTGGATATGAAATGATAATATTGATGGCTTATTTAAGCTTCAAAGAATTATCTTGGCTTAAATGTTCAGAAGCTTTTCCAGATATCTAGCTTTTCCATAATTTTCTTCCGTAAGGATATCGGTCATCATTGTTTACTACTGATTAGCTTGCAGGTATACTCTTAGCTATGGTTGATTTCCTTACAATTTCATTTGATGATGCTAACCAGAAGACCAATGCATCTGCAGAACAAATAATGGTGTATCCAAGCAGACATACTGAAATTTATTTCTAATGCTTCCAAAACCTTCCAGTGTGCTTATAAACTCAATCTTACTAAACCAGAACAAAATTTTAAAACTTAATAAATTTTAAGCTTCTTATTTGACAATTTGCACACACGTGCTTCTGCCAGTGTCATCACATCCATGGTTGCTAGCACGCCACTTTGGTACATCTCTTGGGCTCCTGCATAATAATACATTCACAAGAAAGTGATTCGAATTTGGTTCAAGTCTATGAAAACAAAAAGGTGTTGGTGAATAATGAAAAAATTGTAGTCAACTGTCATCCATTAGTGAAGAAATGGCCGGTATAAGGGCTCAGAATAATGATTACCTTTGAGATATGCTATTGTTGCTGTTGGGTTTCTAGAGCAAAATTCAGGGCCAGTAATGAGACCTGGGCAGATTCTAGTAAGCTTTAACCCAGTTTCTTTGGCTAATGTCCATGCAGCTTTCTCTGCTTTAAGCTTTCCCAAAGCATACAGCAGTTGCCATATTTCAAACCCGATTTAAAAGTACTGATAATATGCTAATGAACAAACAATTGTTGcttagtttttgggttttgtgtATGCAGAGCGACTCATTGCTCTAGTAGATGGTTAATAAAATCATGATCAAACTTCTTTCTTTACTGAGAGCATTTAAATTCCAAGTTTCCAACTCTAGAGAGCAACAAAATTAAAAGATCGTTTAAAAGAAACACAAGAATCATAACTAATCAAGCTAATAGACAGTAATCTAAACATTGGAACATATGATCATACAAACAACtgagcaaaaaaataaaaagaagaagatgaaattgtCAGCTGTCGAAGCTAATAGGTTCTAAAGTAAACTATCATGTACTATATGTATAATAAACTGAGATGGAATTGTCGAACATTAGAACAAGAAGAGTCATAATTGATCAAGCTAATAGAATACAATATATGATAATCGACTAACCAACAAAGGAGATGATTGACCGAAcataagaacaagaaaaatcaaaactgaTTAAACATATAAAACGTAAACCAAATTCAAAGGCTAATGAAAAGAAACAGAAACCCCAAATAAAAATTACCTCAGTCCAATTAGCGCAATCTGTTCTTCGTCCTTGTCAGAGATGGTATCCAAAGCTaaggaaaagaaacagaaaCCCCAAATGAAAATTACCTCAATCCTCGTCAGAGAtggtgtacatacctccaataatatggagtatttactacatcaccaagcataagtaacacctactttgggacatccacaagacatggcaaggcccaaccgagacatgcatcgtgtagccctatgttcaggctacgcggcggtatccggaagtcgcaaatccgccaccgggaagccacatttccgcccttgccaagatgcccccatagtatagctttctacatgttaaatagactagaatagtaactttgcttgtcccacatcgaagaacaagtaaatgagaagcattccttcatctataaaaggaatgcctcctcccacaactcaacacattcattacatctcttgtaatcttgttaggccgcaaggctcgacacactagtatagctttcaagtggacgtagtctcccgctcatgcggaggcgaaccactatacatcttgtgtcaatctctatctctctctctttcactctctctttcactctctttacttatcgttaataagatcccacggatccaaacattaatattggcgccgtctgtgggaagccaacacaaaggcttcgtcacctaccacgaactttgacctgaaaatgtcgagtcgacgctcattcaacatcaaatcatggctggtcaacgcccggcgaaatcggtcaacgcccggcggggtcggtcaacgcccaacatggctggtcaacgcccagcggatctggtcaacgcccggcggggtcggtcaacgcccgacATAGTCGGTCAACCCCCGGCGGATCAGGTCAACGCACATCAAGGCCTGGTCAACTTTTGGTCAACGCTGACATAGTTGGTCAACGCCagacacacaaaaaaaaaaaaaaaacaaaacaaaaattttggGCGCCAaatttctctggacacccagccatcttctctgggcacccagggcATGAAGATGACGATCACTTGAAGTCATCTGCAACGCTGCACTATGGCTCCGCTGGTCCTCTATGATCCGCAGAACAGCTCAGCCCAACTCCTCAGCATCACCCCTGCTCCGCAAACGGCTCAGCCGGATAGCTTCTCCGCTCCGCCCACTACTACGCAGGCTCCGCTGAACAGTGCACGTTCCTGCTGCCACTCTGCTGCAAACTACTACAGCAAGCTCCGCTGGACTGTACCACGGCAATCCTCCGCTGGCCTATCCGTTCCGCCGGTCTCCGCTGGGAAACTTCCAGCTCCGGAGAGGCACAGCTGGGCTCCGCCGGCACCGGTCCGCTTGGCGTCATCCGCCACCGCTGACCAAGACTCGTTCCGCTACCCATCTGCTAGGCCTGCCATCCATCTCCCCGCTAGTCTCCACCGCCAAACTtcttcagcggcaccgccgatcTCGGTCAGCGGTAACACCGGCCATGTCCCGCTGGTCTCCATTGCTGGATTTCTCCGCTGAACATCCCCCACGAGTCTCCGCCGAACTCTTGAGGCTCCGCCGAACTATCAATCTCCACTGAGCTACGTACAAGTGTCGAACCTCCGCCAGACTGCACCACCGGGAAGCTTCCGCTGAACTTCATCACCGGAGAGGCTCCGCCGGACTGTACACTGCTGACCCCAGACTCCTCGGTCCGACTCTCCGCTGAACACCAAGTCAGCTAGCCACAACCAGCGGCAATACCTCCGCTGACACCTCAGGCAACCTTCTCCGCTGCACTCTAGCACCGCTGAACACGGATCCTCCGCCGAGCTCCCCCGAACTCGAGCTCCGCTATGCCGCTAACCAACATCTGCTCAACCAGCCAAATTTTCTTTGGGCACCCAACGATGCTCTCTACACCCACGTTATTGATGCAGACAACCTATTTTCTGAAGCATCTTCCCTCACCCTCCTCCGCTGGCATCCCTCTGGGCAAACTCCATCACTCCCCGACGGTTATCCCCAAACTCGGCAAAATTTGCAGAACCAGAATTCGCACCTGAGAACTGAGCTATCTTCATCTCTGGGCACCCATTGATCATTGGCAATCCGAGTATAGAACTGATTGCCGGGCACTGAGAAACTCAAAGTACTCGAACATGCCATAAACTGCACACAGCCTCCAGACAATGAGATAAGTTTCCCTCCAACCTATACTGCCCGTCATATAAAGTCAAAGCATGCCATATACACCCATATCGCTCACTAGCTATCATAACTGGCAAAATGATAGCTACTCTATACTTCTGTGCAGACGCACTTGTCAAGTTTTAAAGCACACATGGTTTGGTGTACTCTGATATAGTGCCACATACATGATATATATACAACGTCATACACAAAGGCTGCTAAGCCCATGCCTCTTATCAAAACCTGACAAGGCATACACGTACAACACACATCCATAATTCCTTTACATGACCTACTATATATCAGTGAAGTTGAGTGTTGTCTCCATCAACGTCACATGGTTATTTAATATTGCTTAATAATATTCATGTATTGTTTCAATCATTATCTCTAGCTCACTACTAGACTCTACAAAGTACTTGATGTAAGTCTATTACCATTGACAACTGCCAAGAATCTAAATTAATTTAAACAACTTGTGACCAATAATATGGTCTATGAGCTAGCATTCAACCGATAGTGTATTCCCTCATGCTTTGACACAATTGCACTTTGTGACCACACATGCTTACAAAGTCTACGTATGTATATGTCAATTAGTTTCATTACCTATTTTTGAAATGCAAATTAGAGGTACATAGTCAACACGCTTCTCTCTTCATGTATTGCTACATATACACGTGTTATGCGGCTAGGTGATTGACTAATAGGCCATGCCAGTCAAAGCATGGTATATCGTGTGATGCATTATGAATTGCATAGCACCATGCCACTTAGTGCACAGTATTGGTACATTACCATTGCCCCCTGGTCAATGCACATATCAAGCATTTAATAGTTTCACAAACTTACATGCTAATTGTTTACCTGGTCTTAAGGTCCGATTATCCCTCTCGGAAACTTCCTCACAATGGAACCAATACCTCGATGGTCGATTGAGGCATTCCAAATAAAGTCTTATGATCGGATACCTCAATTAAAACCTCGTCCGGTCGGCTCCAGATAAGTCTTTATCTTACGCTCTTGTAATTTGAGCTATTGACATGCCATGCTTTCATAAGTTttgagcatgcctacaacatttcgtagatttagcaacactttctagatctcacatactagatatgccatgcttcacataccgatctcaatgatccattagcatatctacaaaaatgcaaaaatgatattaccatccacattacaagtacatgctatacacatatgccatgcttttattttaattgcaaaattaaataagtatgggaaactcaaaattttattacttgctctatgtgtttatcatttttcaaccaaccgccaagcggtaaggctacgcctcataatgacaatgaccgctacgcggcattgcagtcaagtttctcattTGAGAAAACAgtaagggactagttaacacagcctacggcagccattgatccggcagttaaccccgacgcttgggtaccaaagattgggctcgctacccaacaccctctgctccgcgcagctcccctcatcaaacaatttttcgaccatccggaggtctatagccaggagtgggggactcctcgcagggcctagcaggggcccacccgaaagggcaaaagcgttcgctccaacaattctagatggacgacgcactcgcactaattatgcttgatatacggcacaaagctacgctttggtatcaacccgcaagaacaccctccttgactggggacttcggggacttgtacatacagcccagcataattagcaacggccaCGCTCATGCCCCAGGGCATCAccatcgagctacccgttagtgcctcagcggcaccgccacgctTTCGCGCTCGTTCCTCAGCGGCATTGCCGACCTTTTcacgctcgtgcctcagcggcaccgcctaGCTTTTgagctcatgccttcccggcacccacgagcttcccgctcatgccttcccggcacccccgagcttcccgctcatgcctccccggcaacccttgagcttccgctcacgagcttcccgctcatgccttcccggcacccacgagcttcccgctcatgccttcccggcacccccgagcttccgctcatgcctccccggcaacccttgagcttccgctcacgagcttcccgctcatgccttcccggcacccccgagcttccgctcatgcctccccggcaacccttgagcttccgctcacgagcttcccgctcatgccttcccggcacccccgagcttccgctcatgcctccctggcaacccttgagcttccgctcacgagcttcccgctcatgccttcccggcacccacgagctccccgctcatgccttcccggcacccccgagcttccgctcatgcctccccggcaacccttgagcttccgctcacgagcttcccgctcatgccttcccggcacccccgagcttcccgctcatgccttcccggcacccccgagcttccgctcatgccttcccggcacccccgagcttcccgctcatgccttcccggcacccccgagcttccgctcatgcctccctggcaacccttgagcttccgctcacgagcttcccgctcatgccttcccggcacccacgagctccccgctcatgccttcccggcacccccgagcttccgctcacgagcttcccgctcatgccttcccggcacccccgagcttcccgctcatgccttcccggcacccccgagcttccgctcatgccttcccggcacccccgagcttcccgctcatgccttcctggcacccccgagcttccgctcatgcctccccggcaacccttgagcttccgctcacgagcttcccgctcatgccttcccggcacccccgagctttccgctcatgccttcccggcaccccgagcttccgctcatgcctccccggcaacccttgagcttccgctcatgccttcccggcaccccgagcttccgctcatgcctccccggcaatcctcgagctttacgctcatgtctactcgacacaccacacgttaatggaacattgaatttttctaccatttgtcgtttactgaccgcgacaaatcaaattcttttcgcgttccattaatacgagcgacaaccaaacaaacacaagcgttcaagcattcaacactcacgaattacaaacgcttacctccGCGGCGCTCATACAACTTGCATCTCGCGAGCATAACCCCGTCAAAATCAACCTCGTTGGTCGCCTTGCGCGCgtcacgcatttatcatatgcaattcatattCTCACACGACCATATGCGCACTATTACGCTCATATacgccaacgcatatcaatgcaactcacatttgttgcccaatgcaacgagcattctacatatgccggtttttttttttttgtctttgttgtgcaggtttacgagtcccttcttgcttacggagttcggggacttgtaggggctccgtaccgcccggttatttatgcttgatgacttcatgatttgaactccccaaccaagaagctactcttactcggggacttcggggacttgtacatacctccaataatatggagtatttactacatcaccaagcataagtaacacctactttgggacatccacaagacatggcaaggcccaaccgagacatgcatcgtgtagccctatgttcaggctacgcggcggtatccggaagtcgcaaatccgccaccgggaagccacatttccgcccttgccaagatgcccccatagtatagctttctacatgttaaatagactagaatagtaactttgcttgtcccacatcgaagaacaagtaaatgagaagcattccttcatctataaaaggaatgcctcctcccacaactcaacacattcattacatctcttgtaatcttgttaggccgcaaggctcgacacactagtatagctttcaagtggacgtagtctcccgctcatgcggaggcgaaccactatacatcttgtgtcaatctctatctctctctctttcactctctttacttatcgttaataagatcccacggatccaaacattaacaGATGGTATCCATAGTTGCAGCTTTAGTCAGTATGGATTGACTGAGGCGTCGCTAGGTTTCAAAACTTCCTCTGTTCTTCGTCCTGGCCAAGATCACGGTATGGATTTGGGAACAGCGTTAGCTAACGTCCGTTCCTTAATTGAGTTGgaattctgtttttattttttattatttcttttataaatagTTAAGGtagagttttatttatttactc is a window from the Rosa chinensis cultivar Old Blush chromosome 2, RchiOBHm-V2, whole genome shotgun sequence genome containing:
- the LOC112184380 gene encoding uncharacterized protein LOC112184380; the encoded protein is MDRDSDALRVHPLRSMPDPLVARCLYSGKGYMIPLNQCMDYSELYEDIFRTFQFFPTDNVELQYSVPGCEVCFLRNDRDFQMLFCSARIHRLECVDISVLKVGGGFRRNGSVDSGSEVIDEDDYLGDAFRTEVHKTYLSDEWSSYIHNVGDKFHGAAELREKLRKYAIAVGFEFVFLRNDLDRIHAVCANVGTEGCDWHIRAFSSSANGCLYITELNNTHTCKGVVRTQKHKLLGSKVVKTCIASDVTFNLSLKPREIMSKFKSTYGFDISYKVALKAKHRAKEAIYGSDADTFSKLSWYKEAVLQSNPGSSFVLEVEPSSNRFQRLFVAYGGCVEGFQFCLPVLYVDGTFGKSIYKGQILSATGRNGNQGFYPLAVCFCDSETDANWTFFFKHLKCLLEPQGRVITFISDRGVGLLSAFDKVFAGNPHLFCYKHLVANLASKYRGKGNSKLIEDVKQKFFKVAYSSTQKEYRFNLRLLREAGGADIIDPFLSELPVENWCRAFYTSCRYGIMANGIAESFNSWIAIERLMPVYSMLDQTRIKQMEMAGKRREEAERWTSELTPKMEERLKVQMEKSRRFSVHYSSPGVYEVRSDFSYVVNICDHACSCVKWQINCFPCPHGLAALQAASENVYDYIDKYFHVGMFKKSYSFPIHPITNVDMSSSDSASECILPPLAKRPPGRPRVKRFKSVGEVEKKLIRCGRCGKMGTHNKLSCTEPLVQQ